Genomic window (Kazachstania africana CBS 2517 chromosome 10, complete genome):
TTATCAGGTTTAATAAGtagaaatatataaaaaaaaatataattaaCAATCATAAAAacataataaatttaaaatttgcaaagcaatttttcatcagtTAAGCTTTAGGCACCAATGACACCGACAGACTTACCAGCAGCTAATCTCTTTTGAGCTAAAGCAGCAATAATAGCAGCACCAGCACCAGAACCATCTTCAGCAGCATGCAACTTGATTGGGTAGGAAGCTGGTGACCCTGGGGTCCAACCGTAAATGTCTCTTAAAGCTTGGGCAGCCTTTTCTTGGAAGCCTGGGTATCTGTTGAAAACAGAACCATCACAAGCGATACTACCAGAAGCGTAGTTTCTCTTTTGACAGATAGCAGCAATACCACAGACGGACAATCTAGCAGCTCTGGTACCAATCAATTCACATAAATGTCTAATCAACTTACGTTCTGGAACGGAGGTGGAGATACCTAAATCTGTTTGTAATAATTCATCAGTGTCTTCTAAGTTTTCGAATggatcttcttcaattctaGATGGATAAGAGGTATCCATGACGTATGCTTGCTTTAATTTAGAGATATCTTGgttttggaaaattaaTCCTTTACCGTGTAATTCAAGTAAAGCTAAACGTAGTAATTCACCTAAGTAATAACCGGAAGTCATCTTTTCGAAAGCTTGTTGACCTGGTCTTGGAGATTCCTCATCAATGACAAGATCGAACTTATTTCTTGGTAAAACAACATGCTCATTGTCGAAAGAACCATATTCACAGTTGATTGCCATTGGAGAGTCATTTGGAATATCATCAGCTAATCTACCTTGTAACTTTTCAATGTCAGAAACGACATCGTAGTAGGCACCGTTAACACCAGTGCCGAAGATAACACCCATCTTAGTGTCAGCATCAGTGTATAAGGAAGCGACCAAAGTACCGGTAGTATCGTTAATTAAAGCAACAACATCAATTGGGATGTTTCTCTTAGCGATTTGTTCTTGTAATAATGGAACGACATCGTGGCCTTCGACGTTTGGAATGTCGAAACCTTTAGTCCATCTTTGTAAAACACCTTGGTTGATTTTATCTTGAGAAGCTGGGAAAGAGAAAGTGAAACCTAATGGTAGTGGCTTGTCAACACCTTGTGGGAACTGTTCATCGACAAAAGCCTTCAAAGATTCAGCAATGAAACCGAAGATATCATCACGGTTTTGAGAAGTTCTCATTTCTTCTGGAATTTTGTACTTGGATTGAGTGGAATCGAAAGTACGGTCACCACCTAATTTGATTAAGACAACTCTTAAATTGGTACCACCTAAATCAATGGCCAAGAAATCACCGGATTCAGTACCAGTTGGGTATTCCATAACCCAACCTGGAATCATTGGAATGTTACCACCCTTCTTAGATAGACCTTTATCTAATTCAGTGATGAAGTGCTTGGtaatttcttgtaatttttcGTTAGAAACACTGAATAAGTTTTCTAATTCGTGAATTTCATCTAATAGATTTTGTGGGACATCAGCCATAGAACCTTTTCTAGCAGGTGGCTTTTTTGGACCTAAGTGAACCATTTTTGTAGTggatatatataaattgaaCTATTTACAGTACTATAATAACGAATAAGATACAAGCAATTGAAATGTCTCCAAGCAAAAAAAGCTACCAACAAGAATCAAGGTTCCTTTATAtatcaaagaatattttaacCGTCGTGAAGTTTACCTTGACAAAAATCGCGAATAATGGCGTGCATATACGGTATCTTGTCCGGACGACGAGGACGAGGTCGTCGTCCGCTTCGTGTAACATATTCATGCTGGACTTCTCCCTTCAACTCTTAGCCATCCTAAAGCAACCTTTcaccaaaaatgaaagaaacTCATCGAATACTCTATCTGTTTCTGTCCGGACGGCGTTCGACGacgaaagagaaaaatttttcagttaaaatttttcaattaatgCGGAGGGGTTTCATGGTCGGTATAAAACagaaaccaaaaaaaaggcACCATTTCCTCAGAATAACCCGTGGAGCTATGATGAAATAAGCGGAATAAATATGTTACGATTTGGTATTTCCTGCGGGTGTTCGTCTTATCGAGGCCGGGATAAAGTTACCCGAGAGAAAAACCGTGCGAGAATTTAGGTAATTTCATAGGAAATAAGCAGTTTTTCCGGTTGTTATCTATAGGAATGGGAAATAACATGGGAAGAAATATGCTGAAAAGTTTAGTAACCGACAATTGTGTGtagttgaattttttggcGAAACAATCTGGGGAAACAAGGTGTGAGCAAAGAGGTTGGTTTCTTCTCCAGATTCCTGTATATTTACTGTGTATTTTATCTTCGTAGAGATTTGCAAATCTTTCATACTGCTGTTAATATAAGCCCCAACATTTGTAAAATTAGGCGGggcaaaatttcattttatttaataaCTATACAACCTTTACTTAAGCTTTAGTGCATTttcaaaggaagaaatcATTTCTTGTTTAACCGCGAAAGTATTTGGATTTGTGTTGGATAACTCTTGTGGACAATACACGTAAAGATACCCGTATTGCACCAACGAAGAAGGTACGAAGGCGTGGAATTGATCATAATGCTCTAGAAGGTCAAATAGTGAAGTGAAAGGACATAATCCagaacaaaatttttctttacatCTTAAATCACTCCATTCCATAACCTCAATATTACCGTCGTCATTGCTTGCAGGGGAATCTACTGACAAGTCGAGTGAATCCGGTGAAGTCTTTGCGCTTAAACTAGTTAATTCACGCAAGGGTGAGTTTAGCATGTTTCCGACATCTTCCTGCCTGTGTTCTAGAACGTGATGTTCCGGTTCATCATGAATTCCATGCGTCAATTTACTAACCAAGTGGTTTTCCAGTAAATGATTAATCAAATCATCTCCTGGCTTCAACACACTGGAACAGTCTTCATATGGGCAATTTAACGGCGCGACTTTAACATCAGCTTGTGGCGCTATGGATGTACAGACATCTAACATGCCTACATCAGTTTCCTCTTTTGTCGGACTCTTCACTTTCGCCTTACTATGCCCCTTCATTTCATGCTTCAAAAGCTCATTAAGCTCTTTGTCTTGCTGTCTTTTGGCACGTTTTTCATGCGTTGCCAAATGTCTGGTCAGTTGCTGATTCGTAATGAATCCCTTCCCACATAACATACACTTTCTAGGTTTTACTTGGGCATGGGTCCACAAGTGTACCCGCAAGTGACATGGTCTCATAAACCTTTTGCCGCAGCCAGGCTCTTCACATACGTATGGTCTTTCGTTTGTATGAGAGCAACGATGCTGTTGTAGTAAACATGGCCTATCGTACTCTTTCCCACATCCTTCGTATTGACACTTGTACTTTTTCAGTTTGCCTCTGGTTTCCATTCTaaattgtaataataaatctaaGTTGACACCCAGAGCAAATAGACGTGAAACACGCAAGtattaaatttgtttctttaCTAAAAATCGTTTGgtttttctcttttaaTAAGCAATTTCTTAAAAGCGGAATAGCGATATTCTCctaattttaaaattcGAGGGCCGCAAATCATTTAAACCATCATTCAATTAAGTTGGTATGGCGGGAGCAGAATAAACTTCTTAATAAAGGACCAAATGTGCCTGTTATTCACCAGTCGTAGCTGAAGTACAATGCCCAAATCACAAATTATTGAGACTATGAATGCCGCTTACTTTTGGTTAGAATCCTCGGTATTTTCGATTTTGCTCACTTTTTGGGACAGGAAAGTAGGTATTAAATAAACTTATTGTAATGATTTCAAACTAGATTGTTCCATTAAGACATATATCATTTTATGATTTAGTATCATTGCCTTCTGACCAGTATATCAGGTACACTAATGGTGACGAGCTAAAACTTGGGAGCTCCCTAACTTCACTATGCTCTGATTGGTCGTTTGTATAAGGTTACGTCGAGTTAGTTTATATGAGTTTGTCACATCAACAAGCTATATGACATATAATTAATGGGCGGCATGCTATGAAGAGCTCTACACTTAGCTAGGACGTACTACATGTGGACTGTAAGAATCAACAGAAAAGACTACTTTTACTGGAGCGGATGGCACTGTATCATTATATCCAGTCAGCATATCTCCGTCGCATTACTAAATATCCCCTTCCTTCGTTTGAAATAGTATTTCAGCTTGGTTTAGCTATATTTCACTCACATTCGTTTAAAGGAATTTCTCCTTACAGGTGAAGGAAATTTAACTTCTGCTGCGTTGGTTCAAGAAGctaataaatataatgCATATGCTACAAAGAGACATTCAACTTCATATGCCAATGAATGTCCCTGTCAGTAAGAAATCGTTATACCATAGtcagagaaattttttatagGTTCCTATGCATCCAAGCTTCCAATTTCCATGCTCTGCTATATTCTGTGAATATTGTCTGAGATTCAAGAGTAATTACTACTAAAAACGCTGTTTTAATTTCAACCAATTATATTATGTACTATGATGTGCCACTTCGGTATCCTCTTTCTATCGAGTCATCATAATTTTTGTGGGAACCACAGGTATCAACTCATCCTTATACCTACTATACAACTAAAGTCAAGTGCCCCGGCAAACGTGGActgaataaaaaaatttatgcTGAGGTCTTTGATATTTGCACTATATTCGTGGCAAAAATTGGATCATATTAGAAGCTGTGTATGTTTTTCACAGCAAATGGGATTCCAAAGAAAGCTTTTCGGCTATACTAGAGAAAACCAACTGTtgtcaagaaaagaaggaagtGGTGCAACGTAAATGGCAAAAGACAATATTAGCTATGCAATTTTAgctttatcaaatttttttgattttaattAGGTTAGTGCTGCATTATCTTTGTGCCACAATCTGTTTTCTATTTATAACGTGCGATAGCTTCCCTTGCACATCGACTATATGCCATCTTGTATATGATGTTTTTAGCTGAAAACCAGACACTTCTCTTCTATACTACCCGTAATGCTCTCCATTTTTGACGGTCTAATAGTTTAATTTTCCTGAATCCgttcaatattattactactacTTTCTATAGGCAGGCTGTAATAAAGTTCAAGAGAGCTATCCCTTATTGGACACAACTAAACCATGAATGCCTCCTTACAAAGGCGTCAGAACACACTTGTTACTGTAGTGAAAAAGGAATGATGTCTCACAATGTTTATGAATTATTAGCATTTCCTTTTGTCTCTCAACAATTTTCACAATGAGGTCGTTCAAGTGGTCCATCTTCAGCTGTAAGGGGCATGCGAGAttattcttcatcatatGAGTATGAATGCTAAAAATGGTTGTACCGCATGTGTGCTATTggtgtttctttttttttttttttttttgagaCAATTCGCCTTCATCAACTGTATTAACAGTTTTGTCCCGATATGTCTTGGCGGCATCATGGAATTAAGCGTTCATCTCGTCTAATGAGAGTATTTTTGAGTAGACAAGTGAGAAGGCCCCTTCAGTACtatatttatcattaaCCCTCTCATTTTTCTAGCCGACCTTGATACAGTCACATCCCAACTATGAACTGCCATTTGTGGTCTGTTTATCCAGTAATGTGATGATTACGGACTGATAAATGTTATCCAAATTCAGGACATTCACATGTGTTGGtagttgaaaaaatatgagTACTGAAAGACTTCTTGTTTACAGCAATTGGACCACCATTACGTATCAATCATCccatcttttttctatttcCGGTTTTAGACGATGTCAAACCGAATTGGCATCATAATAACTCTTTGTATTAGGGAGACACAAATTATACGACATCTTTATGTGAACTGTGAAATTTTAGTGATTCCCattaccattatttttcatataaCATCACGCCGTCACTAAGAGTGTATACAAGCTTGTCCAAGTTCAATCCTTGGCCTTCAACATCATCCATAGGGTCTCGTTAGcataatttcttttaatgtTGAGTGTTGTTGTGCAGTTGTGGAAATGTCAGTTCTCATATACCTCTCATGATGTAACTACAACTCGTGTGACAGAATTACTTCAGTATCCCCTCGAAGATTTATTAATCGTACTCTACTACCAGTAGAAAATGGTATTTAAGAAGCAACCATTTTCAAGCTAGTATCATAATTATTGTCAACATCAAGCATCACACAATGCACTTGCTATCCGTGACACTTATCAATAACATTTTTATACTTCTCGCTGCCACCTTCACTACCGTTGTGGCATTCGACATCAATTCTAACACCAATGTTGCAGTTTATTGGGGACAAAACTCCTATGGTAGCCAGACAAACCTAGCAAATTATTGTCAGTCCTCTGACGCGGACATCTTTTTGCTATCCTTCCTCAATAATTTCCCAGATCTAGGTTTGAATTTTGCCAACGCATGTGGTACTACTTTCCCTGGCTCTACTTTGTTACACTGCACACAAATTGCTGCTGATATTAAAACTTGTCAATCACTAGGTAAGAAAGTATTATTATCCCTTGGTGGTGCGGTTGGATCATATGGATTTTCTAGTGAAGCTGAGGCGGAAACATTTGCTGACACTCTGTGGGCCACTTTTGGTGAGGGCTCGGGCGTTTCGAATCGTCCATTCGATGATTCCATTGTTGATGGTTTCGATTTCGACATTGAAAACAACAACCCAACTGGTTATGCAGCTTTGGTTACCAAGTTAAGAACTTTGTTCAAATCCGGTTCCAAAACATACTATATTGGTGCAGCACCACAGTGTGTGTATCCAGATGCCTCTGTGGGCAACTTATTGAGTAATGCTGATGTCGATTTTGCTTTCATCCAATTTTATAATAACTACTGCAATGTTGATAAacaatttaattttgatacCTGGGCTAATTTTGCGAAGACCGTTTCACCTAATAGGGACATAAAACTTTTCGTGGGTTTACCTGGTGGTGCAAGCGCTGCTGGCAGTGGATATATCTCTGACATGAGTGTTATAAGATCAATGGTACAGACAGTCTCGGAGAATGCTAACTTCGGAGGTATATCTCTTTGGGATGCTTCACAAGCATGGTCTAATAAGGTCGATGGCTCTACTTACGTTCATTGGATGAAATCAATTCTAGAGGAATATGCTAGTTCTAGTACTAGCACTACAACTACTTCGAAGACAACTACCTCGAAAACAACTACAACGACACCAACGACACCTACGACTACGTCTAAGACCAGCACCACTACTTCGAAGACAACGACTACTACAACTAGTACCACATCAAAGCCTACAACCTTATCGCCCACAACAACTACTAAGTCATCGTCAACTAAGACCACTACAACCTCTACTTCCACTGCGACATCTGCATTGGAGCAGGCCTGTCACTTAAATGATTTGTACTCACAGGGATTATACAATGGCCAGAGTACATGTTCGACCGGTCAAACAGCCTGTGATTCGGCAGGAAACTATGCCGTTTGTGAAAACGGGTCCTGGACGTCAACTTCCTGTGCTGCTGGCACTACTTGTTTTGCTTACGCTTATAACAATCAAGTATTAACTGGGTGTAATTGGCCCAATCAAAAGCCTAATTGCTCCTAGGCTGTTAAACCAAactttttaaaagaattttgttctttctttgattttttccaaGCAAGACTGATTTTACTATAAATAAGTCAATAGTCGACGGGGGCCTATCTTTTTTCAGTGCAAGTGTTGATATATCTACTACTCGATATAAGCATATAACCCTTTTTaatgtttttcttttcttctattattCCTTCAGTCCATGCATGCACCTTTTACATAGAATATGCCCTCCAGATATTTATAGGCGAAAGTGACACGAATGGAGAAACAGAGCAGCAGAAACGTTTAACGTTTAGTGCATGTTCGATGGACTTCTGGGCCTGAAAGGCGTGGATTTGACAACCCAATGTTAGAGATTGCGAGGTATTTGCTGGTTTATAGGTGCTTGTGAATTATATATAGAGTAAAGTAGTACGGTTTTACCTTCTTTTATAAGAATATCTCGTAATATGGTCTATAATATGTGTAGCTTGTCGATGTTTGGATGATTCTGCGTAGGTAGCTTTTCCAGACGTGATATGAGTTTAATTAGTTTGAGTTGTGCGGACTGTTGCAAGCACTGGCACAATAAAACATTAATAGTATATTCTACTTTTCTTACAAAGTAATATATAAAACAGAAAAACTTCCAGCTGAGAGAAGTATCtggaaaatattgttcTTTACACATGTCTAATTTGACATGAGTGTCAAATTGTAAACCGGTACCGCTCCTTCTCTAATCTTAGCTTCCAACAgatataaagatgaatcGCCTTCCAACATATCGTCCCACTCTGATGGGGGACTTCATAGTCCAAATCATTTTCCGGAGTTGGGAGGATAGGTTTTAAAGCTTTTTCAGTAGTGTTAGATTGTAGCTTGTATCCTCTTATTCGTTGTATTATAGATTGAGTTTCTATGAATGGTCGGAGGGATTCAAAAGGCAGACAATGTAGGATGTTGGAGTGAAAACAAATTCTGatgattttaatgaaaaaccAGACGGCTTGAGTATTGGATACCATCAGAGATACTTGACCGATTGGATGAGCCTATTTTACATAGTTTGAATGGAAAAATAGTTGACATAAATGGAATCAAGTTCATAGTTACGAACGTTCTCAATACCTCGTAAAAGTTGGAGATAATATTCCGTATTATTCTTAGCACAATATACCATTGATAGTAGCGTATAGTGTTGTTTCATGCATGGAAAGAAGGCAATTCTGAGcctttgaaagatattcCATTTTGAAGGAAGATCCAGCTCAAGAAAGCTGCTCAGGAGTTATTGGAGTTAAAACATTCTAATCTGTACGTATTTGGTAAACTACCAGGGAATAATAGTAAACTGATGGAAGGAGTGCTAATCAGCAATACGGCACTCATCCTTTAGTCATATCTCTATCTTGTCCCTTCATTCTATGAATTGGGCATCGTGCTTGGAAGTAGTAAATGTACTCTTTTCAGTCAGCTCTGAAGTTCATTGGAAATGTAAGTTATATCTGTTAGTTAAAGTAATCGTGTAGTTGATTGAA
Coding sequences:
- the HXK2 gene encoding hexokinase 2 → MVHLGPKKPPARKGSMADVPQNLLDEIHELENLFSVSNEKLQEITKHFITELDKGLSKKGGNIPMIPGWVMEYPTGTESGDFLAIDLGGTNLRVVLIKLGGDRTFDSTQSKYKIPEEMRTSQNRDDIFGFIAESLKAFVDEQFPQGVDKPLPLGFTFSFPASQDKINQGVLQRWTKGFDIPNVEGHDVVPLLQEQIAKRNIPIDVVALINDTTGTLVASLYTDADTKMGVIFGTGVNGAYYDVVSDIEKLQGRLADDIPNDSPMAINCEYGSFDNEHVVLPRNKFDLVIDEESPRPGQQAFEKMTSGYYLGELLRLALLELHGKGLIFQNQDISKLKQAYVMDTSYPSRIEEDPFENLEDTDELLQTDLGISTSVPERKLIRHLCELIGTRAARLSVCGIAAICQKRNYASGSIACDGSVFNRYPGFQEKAAQALRDIYGWTPGSPASYPIKLHAAEDGSGAGAAIIAALAQKRLAAGKSVGVIGA
- the FZF1 gene encoding Fzf1p, whose product is METRGKLKKYKCQYEGCGKEYDRPCLLQQHRCSHTNERPYVCEEPGCGKRFMRPCHLRVHLWTHAQVKPRKCMLCGKGFITNQQLTRHLATHEKRAKRQQDKELNELLKHEMKGHSKAKVKSPTKEETDVGMLDVCTSIAPQADVKVAPLNCPYEDCSSVLKPGDDLINHLLENHLVSKLTHGIHDEPEHHVLEHRQEDVGNMLNSPLRELTSLSAKTSPDSLDLSVDSPASNDDGNIEVMEWSDLRCKEKFCSGLCPFTSLFDLLEHYDQFHAFVPSSLVQYGYLYVYCPQELSNTNPNTFAVKQEMISSFENALKLK
- the KAFR0J02990 gene encoding uncharacterized protein; this translates as MHLLSVTLINNIFILLAATFTTVVAFDINSNTNVAVYWGQNSYGSQTNLANYCQSSDADIFLLSFLNNFPDLGLNFANACGTTFPGSTLLHCTQIAADIKTCQSLGKKVLLSLGGAVGSYGFSSEAEAETFADTLWATFGEGSGVSNRPFDDSIVDGFDFDIENNNPTGYAALVTKLRTLFKSGSKTYYIGAAPQCVYPDASVGNLLSNADVDFAFIQFYNNYCNVDKQFNFDTWANFAKTVSPNRDIKLFVGLPGGASAAGSGYISDMSVIRSMVQTVSENANFGGISLWDASQAWSNKVDGSTYVHWMKSILEEYASSSTSTTTTSKTTTSKTTTTTPTTPTTTSKTSTTTSKTTTTTTSTTSKPTTLSPTTTTKSSSTKTTTTSTSTATSALEQACHLNDLYSQGLYNGQSTCSTGQTACDSAGNYAVCENGSWTSTSCAAGTTCFAYAYNNQVLTGCNWPNQKPNCS